The Pseudanabaena sp. FACHB-2040 genome includes a window with the following:
- a CDS encoding helicase C-terminal domain-containing protein has protein sequence MCQNGKSTSQARIKPVIEAEVHQHLRAFLRQQDEPVWPHHLTLARLVARALRLDRSALLQTGSVAAYHGRYRLGYLMSSLLWPGPVVIVVPDLIRQQLLMIDLPRIREWVPTYKSVQVGDRWPDPHFTGVLITSPEAWLADRLGPQTAFPVGIPTLLDGVDDLEDWVRSQLTIAIGAADWEALALAYPDQQTFIRDTRVRLTHIAFQHPENPYQCHLLDNPEQTLLQALYQELVGHHPQPVQAAAAMPVNWQRFWQQFAIAERLLWLSLNRSQGQFCLHCSPIDLAPLLQPIWEQQSLVLMGAALDQDAQAGTYRQRLGLGEMTCLKFSPDRQNELIQLYLPDHLPLPNTPQFQTVLHSEIRQLLYFNAPTSGFTVILVGDSPLKAQLGATLAAEFGSRVQVERTQLAPHSILVTGWSFWQAQQSHLPAPSLLIMTTLPIPSLENPLVAGRVAYYKGKRQDWFRLYLLPTALNELQRALASVRKSQGAVALLDTRVHYRSYGHQILEALGPAVCTRHLHQNWLFDPE, from the coding sequence ATGTGTCAAAATGGGAAGTCAACCTCCCAAGCCCGGATCAAACCCGTGATCGAAGCTGAAGTTCACCAGCACTTGCGAGCCTTTCTGCGACAGCAGGACGAACCTGTCTGGCCGCATCATCTCACCCTGGCTCGTCTAGTTGCCCGGGCGCTTCGGCTGGATCGCAGCGCCCTGCTGCAGACAGGCAGTGTTGCTGCTTACCACGGGCGCTACCGCCTAGGCTATCTCATGTCTTCGCTGCTTTGGCCAGGGCCTGTGGTGATAGTGGTTCCCGACCTGATCCGTCAGCAGCTGCTCATGATCGACCTGCCCCGGATACGTGAGTGGGTGCCTACCTACAAATCTGTGCAGGTAGGAGATCGGTGGCCCGATCCCCACTTTACTGGGGTGCTGATTACCTCCCCTGAAGCTTGGCTGGCTGATCGCCTAGGCCCACAGACTGCTTTTCCTGTGGGTATACCGACCTTGCTAGATGGTGTAGATGACCTGGAAGACTGGGTGCGATCGCAGCTAACCATCGCCATTGGCGCTGCCGACTGGGAAGCGCTGGCGCTGGCCTACCCCGATCAGCAGACTTTTATTCGAGATACTCGGGTGCGGCTCACTCACATTGCTTTTCAGCATCCTGAGAACCCCTACCAGTGCCACCTGCTGGACAATCCAGAACAGACGCTGCTGCAGGCGCTGTACCAGGAACTGGTTGGGCACCATCCTCAGCCAGTACAGGCAGCGGCAGCCATGCCCGTCAATTGGCAGCGGTTTTGGCAGCAGTTTGCGATCGCAGAGCGTCTTCTGTGGCTCTCCCTCAACCGCTCCCAAGGGCAATTTTGCCTACATTGTAGCCCTATCGACCTAGCCCCTCTACTGCAGCCTATCTGGGAGCAGCAGTCGCTGGTGCTGATGGGCGCAGCCCTCGACCAAGATGCCCAAGCAGGCACCTACCGACAACGCCTAGGATTGGGCGAGATGACCTGTCTCAAGTTCTCCCCCGATCGGCAAAATGAGCTGATTCAGCTTTACCTGCCCGATCACCTGCCTCTGCCCAACACGCCGCAGTTTCAGACTGTACTGCACTCAGAGATTCGGCAGCTGCTTTATTTCAATGCACCTACCTCAGGCTTTACTGTCATCCTGGTTGGAGACTCTCCGCTAAAGGCGCAGCTAGGAGCTACTTTAGCGGCCGAGTTTGGCTCCAGAGTGCAGGTAGAGCGAACCCAGCTAGCTCCCCACAGCATTCTGGTCACTGGCTGGTCATTCTGGCAGGCCCAGCAGAGCCATCTGCCAGCTCCCTCCCTGTTAATTATGACCACCCTGCCCATTCCGTCTCTAGAAAACCCCCTAGTGGCCGGACGGGTTGCTTACTACAAGGGCAAACGACAAGACTGGTTTCGCCTGTACCTGCTGCCAACGGCCCTCAACGAGCTCCAGAGAGCCCTTGCTTCAGTACGGAAATCTCAGGGAGCCGTGGCTCTACTAGATACTCGAGTCCACTACCGCAGCTATGGCCATCAGATCTTAGAGGCGCTGGGACCGGCTGTCTGTACTCGCCACCTACACCAAAACTGGTTGTTTGATCCCGAGTAA
- a CDS encoding prephenate/arogenate dehydrogenase yields the protein MRIGIVGLGLIGGSLGIDFSQQGHQVVGIGRRSEVCQAALERKVVHQAGCDYSLLSGVDAVFVCTPIAAIAPTVAAIAPYLNPQTVVTDVGSVKAAIVDAATHHWPRFVGGHPMAGKTEVGLEAAELGLYVDRAYVLTPLTQTPADAVETVAGLVKDLRAKLYQCSPEIHDRAVAWISHLPVMVSSSLIQSCLSEPDAEVAQLTRALASSGFRDTSRVGGGPPELGLMMARYNRNSILQSLHGYRNQLDQVIALIQAEDWEGVQQHLRQTQAARSEFVS from the coding sequence ATGAGGATTGGAATTGTAGGGTTAGGGCTAATTGGGGGATCTCTAGGGATCGATTTTAGCCAGCAGGGCCATCAGGTAGTTGGAATTGGCAGACGCTCTGAAGTTTGCCAAGCTGCTCTGGAGCGCAAGGTGGTTCACCAAGCTGGTTGCGATTATAGTCTGCTCAGCGGGGTGGATGCCGTTTTCGTTTGCACGCCAATTGCTGCGATCGCACCCACAGTAGCTGCGATCGCACCCTACCTAAACCCGCAGACTGTCGTTACCGATGTCGGCTCAGTCAAAGCAGCCATTGTCGATGCTGCTACCCATCACTGGCCTCGATTTGTCGGCGGGCACCCAATGGCTGGTAAAACAGAAGTCGGGCTAGAAGCCGCTGAGCTAGGTCTCTACGTCGATCGGGCCTATGTCCTCACTCCACTGACTCAGACCCCTGCTGATGCCGTAGAGACTGTTGCTGGTTTGGTCAAAGATCTCCGGGCCAAACTGTACCAGTGTTCCCCTGAGATCCATGACCGGGCCGTGGCTTGGATATCGCATTTGCCGGTCATGGTCAGCAGCAGCCTGATTCAGTCTTGTCTAAGTGAGCCTGACGCAGAAGTGGCTCAGCTGACTCGGGCACTGGCCAGCTCAGGGTTTCGAGATACCAGCCGGGTAGGAGGCGGGCCGCCGGAGCTGGGCCTGATGATGGCCCGCTACAACCGGAACTCAATTTTGCAGAGCCTGCACGGTTACCGGAACCAGCTAGACCAGGTAATCGCTCTAATCCAGGCTGAGGACTGGGAGGGGGTACAGCAGCACCTGCGCCAAACGCAGGCAGCCCGGTCTGAGTTTGTCTCGTAG
- a CDS encoding UDP-glucose/GDP-mannose dehydrogenase family protein: protein MQVCVIGTGYVGLVTGVCLAHVGHDVICVDVNEEKVKLMQSGQSPIYEPGLSDLMKSSMAAGHLEFTTDLKYGVEQGEVLFIAVGTPALPTGESDTRYVEAVARGIGSHLTGNDYKVIVNKSTVPIGSGDWVRMIVLDGVVEQQKTLVTAGGGAVEAPPKVPQFDVVSNPEFLREGSAVYDTFNPDRIVLGSNNPRAIEVMQRLYAPIVARTFADNPALPPVPVLTTDLSSAEMVKYASNSFLATKISFINEIANICDRVGADVTQVAQGIGLDSRIGHKFLQAGIGWGGSCFPKDVAALVHTAEDYGYESQLLKAAVEVNDRQRLVALEKLQQVLKILKGKTIGLLGLTFKPDTDDMRDAPSLILIEQLNRLGAKVKAYDPIVAQSGMRHGLTGVNVETDPEMMADGCDALVLVTDWQQFKTLNFPRMAQLMNAPVIIDGRNFLDRAVLLEAGFQYLGIGR from the coding sequence ATGCAAGTATGCGTTATCGGAACAGGTTACGTAGGACTGGTGACGGGTGTTTGCCTGGCTCATGTTGGACACGATGTGATTTGTGTCGACGTTAACGAGGAAAAAGTAAAGCTCATGCAGTCGGGCCAGTCCCCAATCTATGAACCGGGCCTGTCTGACCTAATGAAATCTTCGATGGCGGCCGGCCATCTAGAATTCACAACCGATCTCAAGTATGGGGTTGAGCAGGGAGAGGTGCTGTTTATTGCGGTTGGCACTCCTGCCCTACCTACAGGCGAGAGCGACACTCGTTACGTAGAGGCAGTAGCCCGGGGCATCGGCAGCCATTTAACCGGCAACGACTATAAAGTGATTGTCAATAAGTCTACGGTGCCCATTGGCTCTGGAGACTGGGTGCGGATGATTGTTCTAGATGGCGTGGTCGAACAGCAAAAGACGCTAGTGACCGCAGGCGGTGGTGCTGTTGAAGCCCCACCCAAGGTACCCCAGTTTGACGTGGTCAGCAATCCTGAGTTTCTGCGTGAAGGATCGGCTGTCTACGATACGTTCAACCCCGATCGCATCGTTCTCGGCAGCAATAATCCGAGGGCGATTGAGGTTATGCAGCGGCTCTACGCGCCAATCGTGGCTCGCACGTTTGCTGATAATCCGGCTCTGCCTCCGGTGCCAGTATTGACGACGGATCTGAGTTCGGCGGAAATGGTGAAGTACGCTTCTAACTCATTTCTGGCCACCAAAATCAGCTTTATTAATGAGATCGCTAACATTTGCGATCGCGTTGGAGCCGATGTCACTCAAGTAGCCCAGGGCATTGGCCTTGACTCCCGAATTGGCCACAAGTTCTTGCAGGCGGGCATTGGCTGGGGCGGTTCCTGCTTCCCGAAAGACGTTGCAGCCCTAGTTCACACCGCTGAAGACTATGGCTACGAGAGTCAGCTACTCAAAGCCGCCGTTGAGGTCAACGACCGCCAGCGGCTAGTTGCCCTAGAGAAACTGCAGCAGGTGCTGAAGATTCTCAAAGGCAAGACCATCGGCCTGTTAGGTTTGACCTTCAAGCCCGACACCGACGACATGCGAGATGCGCCCTCTCTAATCTTGATTGAGCAGCTCAACCGACTGGGCGCAAAGGTAAAAGCCTACGACCCAATTGTGGCTCAAAGCGGCATGCGTCACGGCCTGACCGGAGTCAACGTCGAGACAGACCCCGAAATGATGGCTGACGGCTGTGATGCCCTAGTGCTCGTGACAGACTGGCAGCAGTTTAAGACGCTAAACTTCCCCCGCATGGCTCAGCTAATGAACGCTCCTGTCATCATTGACGGCCGCAACTTCCTTGACCGGGCTGTTCTTTTAGAGGCTGGCTTTCAATACCTGGGCATTGGCCGCTAA
- a CDS encoding UDP-glucuronic acid decarboxylase family protein encodes MRILVTGGAGFIGSHLIDRLMANGHEVVCLDNFYTGHKRNILKWLDNPYFELIRHDITEPIRLEVDQIYHLACPASPVHYQYNPVKTIKTNVMGTLNMLGLAKRVKARFLLASTSEVYGDPEVHPQSEEYRGNVNPIGIRSCYDEGKRVAETLSFDYHRQNDVEIRVARIFNTYGPRMLENDGRVVSNFVVQALQGIPLTVYGEGSQTRSFCYVSDLVEGLIRLMEGDQQGPINLGNPDEYTILQLAQTVQAMVNPDVPIKFESLPLDDPKRRKPDITRAQSWLEWNPTVPLSEGLKLTIEDFRARLGERVVAQGTKTGSLGSSQLPLA; translated from the coding sequence ATGCGAATTTTGGTAACTGGCGGTGCGGGTTTTATTGGCTCTCACCTAATCGATCGCTTAATGGCCAATGGGCATGAGGTGGTCTGCCTAGACAACTTTTATACAGGTCACAAGCGCAATATTCTGAAGTGGCTTGATAATCCTTATTTTGAATTGATTCGTCACGATATTACTGAACCGATTCGGTTAGAAGTTGATCAGATTTACCATCTAGCCTGTCCGGCTTCTCCAGTTCACTACCAGTACAACCCGGTTAAGACCATCAAGACTAACGTGATGGGGACTCTCAATATGCTGGGTTTAGCTAAGCGGGTCAAGGCCCGCTTCCTGCTGGCGTCAACCTCAGAGGTGTATGGCGATCCGGAGGTGCATCCCCAGTCTGAAGAGTATCGGGGCAACGTGAATCCAATTGGTATTCGCAGCTGCTACGACGAGGGCAAACGGGTTGCTGAGACCCTGTCCTTTGACTATCACCGCCAAAACGATGTCGAGATCCGAGTGGCCCGCATCTTCAACACCTACGGCCCTCGCATGCTGGAGAACGATGGTCGAGTTGTTAGCAACTTTGTGGTGCAGGCGCTGCAAGGCATTCCCCTAACGGTATATGGAGAAGGGTCGCAGACTCGCAGCTTCTGCTATGTCTCCGACCTAGTTGAGGGGTTGATTCGTCTCATGGAGGGGGATCAGCAAGGGCCAATCAATTTGGGGAACCCTGATGAGTATACGATTTTGCAGCTAGCCCAAACGGTTCAGGCTATGGTCAACCCAGATGTGCCGATAAAGTTCGAATCGTTGCCCCTAGACGATCCCAAGCGCCGGAAGCCGGATATCACTCGGGCTCAATCTTGGTTGGAATGGAACCCGACTGTTCCTCTATCAGAGGGGCTCAAACTCACGATCGAGGATTTTCGAGCGCGTTTGGGAGAGCGGGTTGTTGCGCAAGGGACAAAGACCGGCTCTTTGGGCTCATCGCAGCTGCCCTTAGCTTAG
- the lepA gene encoding translation elongation factor 4, which translates to MTDVPVSRIRNFSIIAHIDHGKSTLADRLLQRTGTVSDRDMKEQFLDSMDLERERGITIKLQAARMNYQAQDGNTYVLNLIDTPGHVDFSYEVSRSLAACEGALLVVDASQGVEAQTLANVYLALEHNLEVIPVLNKIDLPGAEPERIKQEIEEIIGLDCSNAVLASAKQGIGIDEILEAIVYLTPPPQDTVDQPLRALIFDSYYDSYRGVIVYFRVMDGTIRKRDRVRLMVSGKEYEIDELGVLSPNQIQVEALHAGEVGYLAASIKSVEDARVGDTITLVKHPAPTPLPGYVEAKPVVFCGLFPTDADQFEELREALERLRLSDAALQYEPETSSAMGFGFRCGFLGLLHMEIVQERLEREYDLDLITTAPSVIYKVTTVQGEDIYIDNPSTLPPPQEREKIEEPYVKVEMITPEEFVGTLMELCQSRRGDFKDMKYLTQGRTTLVYELPLAEVVTDFFDQMKSRSRGYASMEYHLIGYRENPLVRLDVLINGDRVDPLATIVHRDKAYYVGKALVEKLKELIPRHQFKIPLQASIGTRIVASESIPALRKDVLAKCYGGDISRKKKLLQKQAKGKKRLKAIGTVDVPQEAFMAVLKLT; encoded by the coding sequence ATGACCGACGTTCCCGTTTCTCGCATCCGCAATTTCTCCATCATTGCCCACATCGACCACGGCAAATCGACCCTGGCCGATCGCCTGCTTCAGCGTACCGGCACCGTCAGCGATCGGGACATGAAAGAGCAGTTTCTGGACAGTATGGACTTGGAGCGGGAGCGGGGGATCACCATCAAGCTTCAGGCCGCTCGCATGAATTATCAGGCGCAAGACGGCAATACCTATGTCCTCAACCTGATCGATACGCCCGGCCACGTCGACTTTTCCTACGAAGTATCGCGCTCTTTGGCAGCCTGCGAAGGGGCCCTGCTAGTGGTAGATGCCTCCCAAGGAGTAGAGGCCCAAACCCTGGCCAACGTTTACCTGGCTCTAGAGCACAACCTCGAAGTCATTCCAGTGCTGAACAAAATTGATCTGCCTGGTGCCGAACCTGAACGAATTAAGCAGGAAATCGAGGAGATCATTGGCCTGGACTGCAGTAATGCCGTCTTGGCCTCTGCCAAACAAGGCATTGGCATTGATGAGATTCTTGAGGCCATTGTATACCTCACACCCCCCCCTCAAGACACTGTTGATCAACCCCTGCGAGCGCTGATTTTCGACAGCTACTACGACAGCTACCGGGGTGTCATTGTCTATTTTCGGGTCATGGATGGCACTATTCGCAAGCGCGATCGCGTGCGGCTGATGGTTTCAGGCAAAGAGTATGAGATCGATGAGTTGGGCGTCCTCTCTCCTAATCAGATCCAGGTGGAGGCGCTTCATGCTGGAGAGGTAGGGTACCTGGCAGCTTCCATTAAATCGGTAGAAGATGCCCGTGTCGGCGACACCATCACTCTGGTTAAACATCCCGCACCCACTCCCCTTCCCGGTTACGTTGAGGCGAAGCCGGTGGTGTTTTGCGGCCTCTTCCCCACCGATGCTGACCAGTTCGAGGAGCTGCGCGAAGCTTTAGAAAGGCTGCGGCTAAGCGATGCTGCCCTACAGTATGAACCGGAAACCTCCAGCGCCATGGGCTTTGGCTTTCGCTGCGGCTTTTTGGGCCTGCTGCACATGGAAATCGTGCAGGAGCGCCTGGAGCGAGAGTACGATCTCGACCTAATCACCACTGCGCCTTCCGTTATTTACAAAGTGACCACAGTCCAAGGTGAGGATATCTATATTGATAACCCCAGCACCTTGCCCCCGCCGCAGGAGCGGGAAAAGATTGAGGAGCCCTACGTTAAGGTCGAGATGATTACGCCTGAGGAGTTCGTCGGTACGCTCATGGAACTTTGCCAGAGCCGCCGGGGAGACTTTAAGGACATGAAGTATTTGACCCAGGGCCGCACGACCCTAGTCTATGAGCTGCCCCTAGCTGAGGTAGTCACTGACTTTTTTGACCAGATGAAGTCCCGTAGTCGGGGCTATGCCAGCATGGAGTATCACCTGATTGGCTACCGAGAAAATCCGTTAGTCCGGTTGGACGTTTTGATCAACGGGGATCGAGTCGATCCTCTGGCCACGATTGTTCACCGGGATAAGGCCTACTACGTCGGTAAGGCTTTGGTGGAAAAGCTAAAGGAATTGATTCCCCGACACCAGTTCAAAATTCCCCTGCAGGCTTCTATCGGCACCCGCATCGTTGCTAGTGAAAGCATTCCGGCTTTGCGGAAGGACGTGCTAGCCAAGTGCTACGGTGGCGATATTTCCCGTAAGAAAAAGCTGCTGCAGAAGCAGGCAAAGGGTAAAAAGAGGTTAAAAGCCATCGGTACGGTAGATGTACCCCAGGAAGCCTTTATGGCAGTGCTAAAGCTGACTTAG
- a CDS encoding pentapeptide repeat-containing protein, whose amino-acid sequence MNGQELLGKYAQGIRDFTGANLNECSLIGANLSEIILQDASLNVANLSSANLNHSDFKGAQLNVTRLSGANLSHADLSGSKLNVANLIRVILTSANLTGASLIRAEMVRATLSQGRLVSANCSEADLREAHLDRADLHYANLTRADLRGSVLAGANLTQAILNGVDASRANFNGAVLKDVELRQGNLSQADLRGANLKGANLRWADLSGANLRDADLTDAKLSGANLTGASLEGANLVNTVLVHADLTHANLMQATWVGSDLSGATLTGAKLFGTVRYSLTFSNETICEWIDLSPNGDQSRTIQFGALEKLDRFFNRSPAQVRITIDSPLSTAAHQTLAAVGYQLSTLSPLFESPPSLEVTSRKTVQTYTSAHDMLLPALAYGAAFPFQDRETAQHSILDVLKQLQQYLADHPEDSLSRPMLSPISGALTITAQRLGAIAAAQPAAGEGDPFFQAPIQIELINSSNQRLDIYQNPRFGLRPSLSQEEPLLAAPELSIQLPLLSDVLTFFKGCRPPETVTSQAIQ is encoded by the coding sequence ATGAACGGACAAGAACTGCTTGGCAAATATGCTCAGGGTATCCGGGACTTTACCGGAGCCAACCTGAATGAATGTAGCCTGATTGGGGCCAATCTTTCTGAGATCATCCTGCAGGATGCTTCTTTAAACGTGGCTAATCTCAGCAGCGCTAACTTGAACCATAGCGACTTTAAAGGGGCACAACTCAACGTTACTCGCCTGAGTGGGGCCAACCTAAGCCACGCTGATTTGAGCGGCAGCAAGCTCAACGTTGCCAACCTCATTCGAGTGATTTTGACCAGCGCCAATTTAACCGGGGCCTCGTTGATCCGGGCTGAGATGGTCAGAGCTACTTTAAGCCAGGGTCGTTTAGTGTCTGCCAACTGCAGTGAGGCCGACCTGCGGGAAGCGCATCTAGACCGGGCCGATCTTCACTATGCCAACCTGACTCGCGCTGATCTACGGGGCAGCGTTTTGGCGGGAGCCAACCTCACTCAGGCCATTCTAAACGGGGTAGATGCCAGCCGAGCTAACTTCAATGGCGCAGTCTTGAAGGACGTGGAGTTGCGCCAGGGAAACCTGAGCCAGGCCGATTTGCGGGGCGCTAATCTCAAGGGCGCAAATTTGCGGTGGGCGGATCTCAGCGGCGCAAATCTACGCGATGCCGACCTCACCGATGCCAAACTCAGTGGAGCCAACTTAACAGGGGCTTCTCTGGAGGGTGCCAACTTGGTAAATACAGTGCTGGTGCACGCAGATTTGACCCATGCCAACCTGATGCAGGCTACCTGGGTAGGATCAGATTTGTCTGGAGCGACTCTAACGGGGGCTAAGCTGTTTGGTACAGTGCGCTACAGCTTGACTTTCTCAAACGAAACCATTTGCGAGTGGATCGACCTTAGCCCCAATGGCGATCAAAGCCGAACCATCCAGTTTGGGGCTTTGGAGAAGCTGGACAGATTCTTTAATCGCTCTCCCGCCCAGGTGCGGATCACCATTGATAGCCCTCTGTCTACGGCAGCGCATCAAACTCTGGCGGCTGTTGGCTACCAGCTCTCTACCCTCAGCCCCCTATTCGAATCGCCTCCTAGTTTAGAAGTCACTAGTCGCAAGACTGTGCAGACCTATACCAGTGCCCACGATATGCTGCTGCCTGCGCTGGCTTACGGTGCAGCCTTTCCTTTCCAAGATAGAGAAACGGCACAGCACAGCATTCTAGATGTTCTCAAGCAGCTGCAGCAGTATTTGGCAGACCATCCTGAAGACAGTCTGAGCCGACCCATGTTGAGCCCCATTAGTGGAGCCTTAACCATTACCGCTCAGCGGCTAGGAGCGATAGCCGCTGCCCAGCCTGCTGCTGGGGAAGGCGATCCCTTCTTCCAAGCCCCTATCCAAATTGAACTCATCAACTCTAGTAATCAACGGCTAGACATTTATCAAAATCCTCGGTTTGGCCTGCGGCCTTCGCTTTCCCAGGAGGAGCCCTTACTGGCAGCGCCTGAACTGTCGATTCAACTGCCGTTGCTCTCTGACGTACTCACTTTCTTTAAAGGATGTCGGCCGCCTGAAACCGTGACTTCTCAAGCTATTCAGTGA
- a CDS encoding type II toxin-antitoxin system CcdA family antitoxin, whose protein sequence is MTTDDKVDLSIQLDRELLEEVSHLTSDPSKVIEVALRQWLKGGRQREDELARSLQRNPTIPPKGEWND, encoded by the coding sequence ATGACAACTGACGACAAGGTAGATCTGTCCATTCAGTTAGATCGAGAACTGCTTGAGGAGGTGAGCCACCTCACATCCGATCCTAGCAAGGTGATTGAAGTAGCTCTGAGGCAATGGCTGAAAGGCGGCAGACAACGAGAAGATGAGTTGGCCCGCTCGCTCCAGCGCAACCCGACAATTCCTCCCAAAGGGGAATGGAACGATTAA
- a CDS encoding ATP-binding protein, translating to MARSVSSDSPIHVLSQETHVDEGSGSISAALDEPLLVLTLDREGIVLSAFSPLLPSRQQGIFQSWIGQPLVKFLCQAETAVFESSLHQVGTTAEQGQFAARIALKKGGVAAHWILNPVIGVESGSRCVVALAYALEDVSAWTSAAEASSDWQTLSTCSELQGYAIQLSQITRNIRRTLDLETIWRQTVDGLGQLFKVERCWVCAYQVTAGSVTVAAEFCQSDQLSSWQGQVLHLADWPHLRRAIATPSPVTTQLEQPEGRSSLLAIATRYQEQINGLILLFAPADRTWSAVELDLVNELADQVGTAIAHARLFGESHALASQLQQANARLVEKHRELEEARRQAEETRKQAEEASRLKSEFLANTSHELRTPLNGMIGFLKLVLDGMADDPAEQEEFIQEAHKSAIHLLNLINDVLDIAKIEAGKMKIEMGPISLRELLNDVENFIRPQAEQKNLDFNILLPPTRDEIVLNGNYQRLLQVLLNLVGNAIKFTHIGEVRITAEIKPQKMTFQDKTWPGQVKVSVSDTGIGVSLEKQDRLFQTFSQVDGERTRQYGGTGLGLAISQKLVEAMGGIVQFISMGEGLGSTVTFTVLLYQEPVVVSTEPLQPVS from the coding sequence ATGGCTCGGTCTGTCAGTTCCGACTCCCCGATTCACGTCCTCTCTCAGGAAACTCATGTGGATGAAGGTTCCGGATCGATTTCTGCTGCCTTGGATGAGCCTTTGCTTGTTCTGACGCTGGATCGAGAGGGGATTGTTCTGTCTGCATTTAGCCCTTTATTACCCTCTAGGCAGCAGGGAATTTTTCAGTCTTGGATCGGTCAACCCTTGGTCAAGTTTCTCTGTCAAGCAGAGACTGCTGTCTTTGAAAGCTCTCTACACCAGGTTGGGACGACGGCTGAGCAGGGCCAATTCGCGGCCCGCATTGCTCTTAAGAAAGGGGGGGTGGCAGCTCATTGGATTCTTAACCCTGTCATCGGCGTAGAGTCGGGATCTCGGTGCGTCGTGGCACTGGCTTATGCGCTGGAAGATGTGTCGGCTTGGACAAGTGCTGCAGAGGCCTCCTCAGATTGGCAGACATTATCGACCTGCTCGGAGCTACAGGGATATGCAATTCAGCTGAGCCAGATTACGCGAAACATTCGCCGAACTTTGGATCTAGAGACGATCTGGCGGCAGACGGTAGATGGACTAGGTCAGCTGTTTAAAGTAGAGCGGTGCTGGGTCTGTGCTTACCAAGTAACGGCCGGTAGCGTGACGGTAGCGGCAGAGTTTTGCCAGTCTGATCAGCTTAGCTCCTGGCAGGGTCAGGTCCTACATTTGGCAGATTGGCCTCATTTGCGACGTGCGATCGCAACCCCCTCCCCAGTCACTACCCAGCTAGAACAACCCGAGGGCCGATCTAGTCTGCTTGCGATCGCAACTCGCTACCAGGAGCAAATCAATGGCCTGATCCTGCTGTTTGCCCCAGCTGATCGAACCTGGTCGGCAGTTGAGCTAGATCTGGTCAACGAACTGGCCGACCAGGTTGGTACTGCGATCGCCCACGCTCGCCTCTTTGGGGAGAGCCATGCTTTGGCTTCTCAACTGCAGCAGGCCAATGCTCGCCTAGTGGAAAAGCACCGGGAGCTGGAAGAGGCTCGGCGGCAGGCAGAGGAAACCCGCAAGCAGGCCGAAGAAGCCTCCCGACTAAAGAGTGAGTTTTTGGCCAATACCTCCCATGAATTGAGAACCCCTCTCAACGGCATGATCGGCTTCCTCAAGCTGGTGTTAGACGGCATGGCTGACGACCCTGCTGAGCAGGAAGAATTTATTCAAGAAGCCCACAAATCGGCTATTCACCTACTGAACCTAATCAACGACGTTCTCGATATTGCCAAGATTGAAGCTGGCAAGATGAAGATCGAGATGGGGCCGATTAGCCTGCGTGAGCTGTTGAACGATGTCGAAAACTTTATCCGACCTCAAGCCGAGCAAAAGAATCTAGACTTCAACATCCTGCTGCCCCCAACCCGAGATGAAATTGTTCTCAACGGCAATTACCAGAGACTACTCCAAGTGCTGTTGAATCTGGTGGGCAATGCTATTAAATTTACCCACATTGGAGAAGTCAGAATTACGGCTGAGATCAAGCCTCAAAAAATGACCTTCCAGGATAAAACTTGGCCGGGACAGGTCAAGGTCAGCGTATCTGATACAGGCATTGGTGTTTCTCTGGAGAAACAGGATCGGCTATTTCAGACCTTCAGCCAGGTGGATGGAGAGCGCACCCGTCAGTATGGCGGCACAGGCCTGGGTCTGGCGATCTCCCAGAAGCTGGTGGAGGCAATGGGGGGCATTGTTCAGTTCATCAGCATGGGCGAGGGCTTGGGATCGACTGTCACTTTTACGGTGTTGCTCTATCAAGAGCCCGTTGTGGTTTCGACAGAGCCGCTTCAGCCGGTCTCCTAG